CGGAACCGAAAGGACCCGGCACACAGGCGGTGCCGCCTTTGGCAACCGGGAAAAACATATCGATGACACGCTGGCCGCTGGTCAGCGGTTCCGAAGGAGTGAGTTTTTGCTGATACGGCCGCGGACGGCGCACCGGCCAGAGCTGCAGCATGGCGATTTCTTTTTCGCCCTGCGCCGTCTGGATGCGGGCAATCGGTTCGATAACGGTGGCATCACCGGCATAGATCCAGGTCAGGGTGCCGGAAATACCGGGCGGGACCATGATCTTATGCGCTACCAGCACGGTTTCCTGCACGGTACCCAGGGTCTGACCGGCTGTGACTTCGCTGCCGACGGCGGCAACGGGTACAAACTGCCAGACTTTTTCGCGGTCGATGCTGTTCACCTGCACACCGCGCGGAATGAAGTCGCCCGCGATGGAGCGGATCCTGTCCAGCGGGCGCTGAATGCCGTCATAAATGGAGCGAATCAGACCGGGGGCCAGTTCCACGGAAAGCGGTTCGCCGGTGGAAACCACCACTTCACCGGGGCCGAGGCCGGATGTTTCTTCGTAAACCTGAATGGAGGCCTGGTCGTTGCGCATTTCAATGATTTCACCGACCAGTTGTTGTTTACCGACCTTGACCACGTCGTACATTTTGGCATCCTGCATGCCTTTGGCAACGACGAGAGGGCCGGATACTTTGATAATTGTTCCTTGCGATTGAGCAGTATTTGCCATCTATTTTCCCTCTTCCTTGAACAGAATGTCCGCACCGACAGCCTTCTCTACCATGCTGCGCATTCTCTTCATCCCGAGACCCAAATTGCCGCGATTATCGGGTATGATGTTGATAACGGGCAGACTTCTCTCACGGAATTCGCGCAAAAGATCAGGAACCAGGGCGTAGGTTCTTTCGGTCATGAAAATCAGAGCATAGTCTTCCTTCATAACACTCTGCAACGCTGCAGCGGTATCTTCACGGGTGATGACTTCGTAGGTATCGAGACCCAAAGCCCGGAATCCCATGATTGTATCCCGATCACCGATTAATCCGATTTTATACATAACTATCACGCAGCCTTTCGCGGATGACAGCGGTCGCAACATCATTGAGTTTGCCTACCATGATGATGCGGATGTTGCGGACTTCCGTTTCTTTCGCCATCAGGTAGCCGATGACCGGCTCCGGCCCGAGCGATAAGACTTTGGCCTGCTTGACCTGCTGCATAATTTTATCGTCGATCAGTTTTTCCAGCAGAGTCAGCTGCCCCACGGCGAGAAAATCGACAATGCCTTCCCGGACCAATGCGGCATGCGCCGTATGGGCAAAGCCTGTGATGATCTGATCCCATTCCGCATCAAGCAAATCCAGATACTGGGACATGGGGATTACCCCGCCGGGCAGCAGCGACTCGTTGAGGAACTCTTTGTCTCTGCCCATCCGTTTGGCGCGGATCATGCTGCGCAGGTTAGAAAGATCGATTTGATCGATGATGATTTTGGCGTAGAAATCGTAGTGATTCTTTTGGGCTATGCCGGTTAAGGAACTGTAGAGTTCCCGATCCAGGATGGTGTCAATCACCTTGGGATCCTGGCTGGCTGCAAAGGCAAGACGCGCATCGGCTGCCGCTTTGAGATAACGTTCCGGCACGCCCGGGACTGTTTCACCCCGGGCAACGTATTTCATCAATTCAACCGGTACCAAACCCACGTCCATCAGAAGATGATCGAAGTTCTTTGCCTGATACTCGGCTTTTAATAAAACTTTGAGATTGTGCATGTCATATTTGACACAAAATAAATCGGTCAGCGGTTCTTTGGGCAGCATTTTACGAATGAGTTCGTAAACTCTGCGAATTTCACCCGTGGTGACCAATTCAAACTGGTGCGGATCCTTGGCCATCGCCACCAGGTCTGCGTATTCGGTTTCCGCCAAAACATGAAAAGCCTCTTCCGGGGTTTTGGCTTCCAGCATTCGCTGCATTTTGGCCTGATCCAGGAGTTTCATTTCCAGCACCCGGATTCGTCCGACGGCATACGCAAACTTAGAGTCCTGTGACACAGCCATGCCATCAACTCCTTCGTCAACAGCCAAACTGCAATTGCGCCCGCAATTGCAGCCGGTCTGCCGACCGCATTTTCATTTCGTTATTCGTTTTGACCGAAGAGAATTTTAACCACTTGCGGTTCCAGTTCGTCGCGGATCTCTTTGATCAAAGCCGGATAAGTGGCGTTGATTTCAATGTCTTCCGCTCTCAGGATAAAACCACCGCCGGTGATGGCGGTTTGTTCCGACAGCTTTAAGCCGGGTTTACGGCCGCTCATCATCAGCGCCAGATTTACTTTGGCTAAAAAAGACGGGCTGTAGAGCTTACGGTCCTGCTCTTCTACCATAATTTCTTCGTTGCCGGTGACGGCTGCTTCCAATAAGAGTTGTTTCAGCAAGGCCTGGCTCTCTTCCTGAGGTAAGCTGCGCAGTTCGGCTTGTGCCCGGTCAAAGGCACCCTGAATCACTTCCTGCTGCGCCAAGAGCCTGCTTTTGCGGGCTTCCAATTTGGCAATGGATAAGAGAGGCAGCTCGTATTCGTCCGCCTCGCGATTTGCTTGCTGCAGGATTTGCTGACGGCGGATTTCTGCTTCATCCTGTCCCTGCTGCCGGATCGCTGCTGCGCGCACCTGGGCTTCGGAAATCAGTCGGGAGCCTTCTGTCTGACCGTCGAGGATGATTTTGCTTAAAATACTTTCTAAGGACATCTGACCAACCCCTTCAGGTAAACCGTGCTGCCTTTGCAGCAACGGCTTTGCCCTTTACTTTCTTTGATCCTGTTAAACAGCAATGCCGTTGACCAGAAGAATACTGGCAAGTAAGCCCAGAATAGCATAAGTTTCTACCAAAGCGGGAAGAATCAAAGCCTGGCCGGATGCTTCGGGATGTTTTGCCACCACATTCATAGCGGCCACGGAAACGCGTCCCTGCCAGATAGCGGAAATCAAACCGCCAAAGGCAACCGGGACACAGGCGAAGAAGAT
The nucleotide sequence above comes from Negativicutes bacterium. Encoded proteins:
- a CDS encoding V-type ATP synthase subunit F; translation: MLRPLSSAKGCVIVMYKIGLIGDRDTIMGFRALGLDTYEVITREDTAAALQSVMKEDYALIFMTERTYALVPDLLREFRERSLPVINIIPDNRGNLGLGMKRMRSMVEKAVGADILFKEEGK
- a CDS encoding V-type ATP synthase subunit C, whose amino-acid sequence is MAVSQDSKFAYAVGRIRVLEMKLLDQAKMQRMLEAKTPEEAFHVLAETEYADLVAMAKDPHQFELVTTGEIRRVYELIRKMLPKEPLTDLFCVKYDMHNLKVLLKAEYQAKNFDHLLMDVGLVPVELMKYVARGETVPGVPERYLKAAADARLAFAASQDPKVIDTILDRELYSSLTGIAQKNHYDFYAKIIIDQIDLSNLRSMIRAKRMGRDKEFLNESLLPGGVIPMSQYLDLLDAEWDQIITGFAHTAHAALVREGIVDFLAVGQLTLLEKLIDDKIMQQVKQAKVLSLGPEPVIGYLMAKETEVRNIRIIMVGKLNDVATAVIRERLRDSYV
- a CDS encoding V-type ATP synthase subunit E; its protein translation is MSLESILSKIILDGQTEGSRLISEAQVRAAAIRQQGQDEAEIRRQQILQQANREADEYELPLLSIAKLEARKSRLLAQQEVIQGAFDRAQAELRSLPQEESQALLKQLLLEAAVTGNEEIMVEEQDRKLYSPSFLAKVNLALMMSGRKPGLKLSEQTAITGGGFILRAEDIEINATYPALIKEIRDELEPQVVKILFGQNE
- a CDS encoding V-type ATP synthase subunit K, which codes for TEDPEKFGKLLLLQALPGTQGIYGFLVAFWVILKIGFLGGDVTMLSIDTGWQIFFACVPVAFGGLISAIWQGRVSVAAMNVVAKHPEASGQALILPALVETYAILGLLASILLVNGIAV